A portion of the Kwoniella newhampshirensis strain CBS 13917 chromosome 1, whole genome shotgun sequence genome contains these proteins:
- a CDS encoding phosphoribosylformimino-5-aminoimidazole carboxamide ribotide isomerase produces MSTASGSSASNRTHSQFRPCIDLHAGVVKQIVGGTLDLTTQGGEGPKENFVATHPPAYYANLYKSHSLTGGHIIKLGPGNDEAATEALEAWTGGMQVGGGITEDNAQVWLDKGAEKVIVTSYLFPGGKFDEGRLNRLSEKVGKDKLVVDISCRKRGNGWIVAMNGWKTLTDMSVTRESISLIEQYCSELLIHAADVEGLCQGIDEELVERLGQWVSVPCTYAGGARDISDLDLVDRLSDGKVDLTFGSSLDIFGGTGVKFLQLVQVDKQAKETSSSAQ; encoded by the exons ATGTCAACCGCTTCCGGTTCTTCGGCTTCGAATCGAACACATTCGCAATTCCGACCTTGTATTGATCTTCATGCGGGGGTAGTGAAGCAGATCGTTGGTGGGACGCTAGACCTTACTACTCAGGGTGGTGAAGGACCGAAAGAGAATTTTGTGGCCAC CCACCCCCCTGCATACTATGCCAACCTGTACAAATCCCATTCACTCACCGGCGGCCACATCATCAAGCTCGGACCGGGTAACGACGAAGCTGCCACAGAAGCTCTGGAAGCGTGGACAGGGGGCATGCAAGTCGGGGGCGGGATCACGGAAGATAACGCGCAGGTGTGGCTGGATAAGGGGgctgagaag GTCATCGTGACGAGCTACCTGTTCCCAGGGGGCAAATTCGATGAAGGTCGGTTAAATAGATTATCAGAGAAAGTCGGGAAGGACAAGCTGGTAGTGGATATAAG CTGTCGAAAGCGGGGAAACGGTTGGATAGTAGCCATGAACGGTTGGAAGACCTTGACGGACATGTCTGTCactcgag AGAGCATATCACTGATCGAGCAATACTGTTCCGAACTGCTCATCCACGCCGCGGACGTCGAAGGTCTATGCCAAGGTATAGACGAAGAGCTCGTCGAGC GTCTTGGACAATGGGTCAGTGTACCGTGTACATACGCAGGAGGAGCTAGAG ATATCTCGGACCTCGATCTTGTGGATCGATTATCGGACGGTAAAGTCGATCTGACATTCGGTTCATCACTTGATATCTTTGGTGGGACCGGAGTAAAGTTCTTGCAACTGGTTCAAGTTGACAAACAGGCCAAAGAaacttcctcttctgctcaatAG
- a CDS encoding eukaryotic translation initiation factor 3 subunit D, producing the protein MTLDFSLPPIHDNADGSWGPSTSALPAQFKDIPYAPFSKSDKINRIADWHDASQDPAQGGRPARQGYAAGSRRPGREAYGASEGTVFGFVHDEDEKSFSLVDSGARTSTRGKTPIRGGRPMRGAAPTRGVRGGRGTGAPRGGFGGRGGRGGGRGGYNDWNKPQRTRDSSVTISPDWQALEEIDFTRLSKLNLNVDEPEDIATYGTVQAYDKAFDRVNTRNEKPLEILDRVRYNTSTSDDPIINQLAEKKAAQIFATDSILSVLMTAPRSVNSWDIIFERRGDQVFLDKRESGPFDYITVNENASDPPIDSDDATNINTAGSLSLEATYINQNFSSQVISPSSKAYTPKPNPFYSPDVETEPLASTLYKYRKFDLSIDEEETFDLIVRTEADAYVGKKDVLVTVKALNEFDPRSQGGAGKPLDWRKNLDTQKGAIVASEMKNNSAKLARWTVQSVLVGAEQMKMGYISRANPRDAQRHVIVGVQSFKPLDFARQMNVSLANGWGIVRTIADLVLKQPEGKYVLVKDPNAPQIKLYKVPDDAFDAGADEEIDEEQIEE; encoded by the exons ATGACACTCGACTTCAGCCTCCCTCCCATTCACGACAACGCCGACGGTTCGTGGGGCCCTAGTACCAGCGCTCTCCCCGCGCAATTcaagga TATCCCTTACgctcccttctccaagtCCGATAAAATCAACCGAATTGCCGACTGGCACGATGCATCTCAGGACCCTGCTCAAGGTGGTCGTCCCGCTCGACAAGGTTACGCGGCCGGGTCTCGTCGACCTGGAAGAGAGGCCTATGGTGCATCAGAGGGAACCGTCTTTGGCTTCGTCcacgatgaagatgagaagagctTCTCTTTGGTCGACAGCGGGGCTAGAACCAGCACAAGGGGCAAGACCCCTATCCGAGGCGGAAGGCCTATGCGGGGTGCCGCTCCCACACGGGGTGTGAGGGGAGGCCGTGGGACCGGTGCACCTCGAGGTGGTTTcggtggacgaggcggaAGGGGTggcggtcgaggtggataCAATGATTGGAACAAA CCTCAAAGAACAAGAGACTCGTCGGTCACTATCAGCCCCGACTGGCAAGCtttggaggagattgacTTCACCCGTCTTAGCAAGCTCAACCTCAACGTTGACGAGCCCGAGGACAT TGCTACCTACGGTACTGTCCAAGCTTACGACAAGGCGTTTGACCGGGTGAACACCAGGAATGAGAAGCCCCTTGAAATCCTTGATCGTGTCAGGTACAACACTTCCACTAGCGATGACCCTATCATCAATCAA CTcgccgagaagaaggctgctCAGATCTTCGCTACCGACTCTATCCTTTCTGTCCTCATGACCGCTCCTCGATCCGTCAACTCTTGGGACATCATCTTTGAAAGACGCGGTGACCAAGtcttcctcgacaagcGAGAATCTGGCCCATTTGACTACATCACCGTCAACGAAAACGCCAGCGATCCCCCTATCGACTCCGACGACGCCACCAACATCAACACAGCTGGTTCCCTTTCGCTCGAAGCCACTTATATCAACCAAAACTTCTCTTCTCAAGTCATCTCGCCTAGCTCCAAAGCTTACACTCCCAAGCCTAACCCATTCTACTCCCCCGATGTCGAGACGGAGCCTCTTGCATCTACTTTGTACAAATACAGGAAGTTCGACCTCTcgatcgatgaggaggagacgtTCGACCTCATTGTCAGAACTGAGGCCGATGCGTACGtgggcaagaaggatgtCCTCGTCACTGTTAAGGCATTGAATGAATTCGACCCCCGATCGCAAGGTGGTGCAGGCAAGCCTTTGGACTGGAGGAAGAATCTCGACACCCAGAAGGGAGCAATCGTCGCCTcggagatgaagaacaaCAGTGCAAAACTTGCTCGATGGACTGTCCAGTCCGTCCTCGTCGGTGCCGAGCAAATGAAGATGGG TTATATTTCTCGAGCCAACCCTCGAGATGCTCAACGACATGTCATTGTCGGTGTTCAGTCTTTCAAGCCATTGGATTTCGCTCGTCAGATGAACGTCTCCCTCGCCAACGGTTGGGGTATCGTCCGAACCATCGCCGACCTGGTTCTCAAGCAGCCCGAGGGCAAGTACGTGCTCGTAAAGGACCCCAATGCG CCTCAGATCAAATTGTACAAGGTTCCGGACGATGCTTTCGATGCTGGTGcagacgaggagattgaCGAGGAGCAAATTGAGGAGTAA